The following is a genomic window from Synechococcus sp. JA-2-3B'a(2-13).
TCTACCGGGATCCGCAAGGGATCCCAGCCGGCGAACCCTTCAACCTCAATGCCAGTCCTGGGGCTGAGCAATGGCCTTTTCATGAATCCTTCCTCTTGCAGACTGAGCAGGGGATCCGGTTGGCCGATCTGCACCTGCTTGACTGCCATCCTCGCCAACTGAGTTCCTTTGAACGGGAACAGATTGACCTCGTTGCCCTCAGCCTGAAGCACATTCTTCTCCAAGCCCAGGAGCATCGGCAAACCCTCGAGCAGCTCCAATCCCAACTGCAAGACAGCCGCAGCACTGCTGCCCGCTACCAGCAGATCTTCGAGAACGCCGTCGAAGGCATTTTTCAAACCACCCTAGAGGGCAAATACCTGGTTGCCAACCCGGCCTTGGCCCATATTTTCGGCTACGAATCCCCTGAGGATTTGATGCACAACGTCTCCGATATTGGCACCCAAATCTATAGCGATCCGGAGCAACGAGCCGAATTCATCCAGCGCATGCTGAGAGAAGGTCAAGTTGTGAATTTTGAACACCAAGTCTGCTGCAAGGATGGCAGGCTAATTTGGATTTCTTTAAATGCCCGTACCATCTACAGCGACCAGGGGGATCCCCTCTATTTTGAAGGATTTGTTACCGACATCACAGCATCCCGTCAACTGAAAGAACGACAACAACAATTGGAAGAAGCCCGCCGAGAGAGCGAGCATCGTTTTCTGCAACTGGTAGAGAATACGCAACAACTGTTTTGGATTACAACGGTCTACAGCAAAGAGCTGATCTACGTCAGCCCAGCCTGTGAAGCCATTTGGGGCCGCTCCGCCGAAGAGGCCTACGCCAACCCCCAAGCCTGGATCCGCCAGATCCACCCCGACGACCGCTGGTTGTTCCCCACCATCCTCAAAGCCCAATCGGAGGGCAAATCCACCGATGTTGTCTTCCGCATTTATCACACTGATGGCCGCCTGATTTGGCTGCGAGAACGCACCTTTCCCATCGCCGACAAAGAGGGCAAAATCTATCGGGTGGCAGGGATCGTCGAAGACATCACTGAGTCCAAGCAACTGGAAGCCGAACGGCGTCGTATAGAGCAAGCCTGGCAACAAAGCGCCAACCATTTTCGGCAGATTTTTGAGCTGGCCCCCAATGGAATTGCCCTTGTGGACTTGCAGGGGCGGTTTATCCAGGTCAACGATGCCTTTGCCCAGATTGTCGGCTACACCCCCGAAGAATTGAAGCATCGGCAACAACTGGACATTCTCCACCCCGAAGATGTCAACCCACTGCTGGAGGCCAATGAGGCTTTGCTGGCAGGGAAGGTCTCTGTCAGCCAGCGCCAGATTCGCTACACCCACCGTTCCGGCCAGGTTGTTCATGTGCTGTTTCAGGCCACCCTGCTCACCGACGAGGAAGGACAGCCCACCCAGTTTCTCAACCAGGTGATCGACATCAGCGCCCGCGTGGAGGCAGAAATTGCCCTCAAAGAAAGTGAAGAACGCTTCCGCCAATCCTTTGAATGGGCCCCCATTGCCAAGGCCATGACCCACGTGGATGGCACCTATTTGCAAATCAACGCCGCTTTTACCGAAACCCTGGGCTACACCCTGGAGGATCTCAAAGGGAAAACCGTCCTCGACATCACCCATCCCGACGACATCGCCACCACTCTGGAAAACAGCAACCGCCTGCTGGCCGGCCAGGTGCATCAGTGCGAACAGGAACAACGCTACATCCACAAGAACGGCCAAATAGTCTATGCCATTCTTCGCATCACCCTGGTGCGCACGGCCCAAGGGGATCCCAGCTACTTTCTAAGCCAGATTTTGGACATTACCGAGCGCAAGCAAGCCGAGGCAGCCCTTCGCCAAAGTGAGCTGAGTTTACGGGGCATCTTCCAGCAGTCAGCCCTGGGCATTTCCATCGTCGATCATCGGGGCCATTACCTAAAAGTGAACCCCGCTCTGGAAGAGATCTTGGGCTATAGCGCTGCCGAACTGACCCACATGAGCTTCTGCGACCTCACCCATCCCGAGGACATTCAGGAAGATTGGCAACTCTTCCAGGAGGTTTTGAACGGCCAACGGGATCGCTACCACCTGGAAAAACGCTACATCCACCGCAGCGGAAAGGTGGTTTGGTGCCGCCTGGCAGTCTCTGCAGTCCGGGATCCCGAGGGCAAAAACCTCTTCATCATCGGCATTTGCGAAGACATTACCGAAGAAAAACGGGCAAAGCTGCAGATCCAAGCTGCCCTTCAGGAAAAAGAAGTCCTGCTGCGGGAGATTCACCACCGCGTCAAAAACAACCTGCAAATCATCTCCAGCCTGCTGCGGCTCCAAGCTGACCAAATCAAAAGCCGCAAGTACGCCCGCGTTTTTAAGGATGCCGGCAGCCGTATTCAAGCCATGTCTTTGATCCACGAAGGTTTGTACCAATCCAACAATCTGGCCGCTGTGGATCTCAAGCAGTACCTACACAATTTGATCTCCAACCTCTTTCACTCTTACGGGGTAAACCCCGAGAGCATTCGCGCCAACATCCGCGCCGAAGGGATCCGCCTCAACCTGGACGATGCGGTCTTGTGTGGCCTGATCATCAACGAGTTGGTGACCAACAGCCTCAAGTATGCCTTCCCGAAGGGCCGCAGCGGGGAGATAGAGATTCATTTCAGCCAAACCCGCAAATATACTCAGTTGCGAGTCTCCGACAATGGCGTTGGCTTGCCCCCGAACTTTGACTTCAAGGAAACTCAATCTCTGGGTTTACAACTGGTTGCAACCCTCACCGATCAGCTACAGGGCAAGATACAATTGAGAAGCAAACCGGGTACCACCTTCATCATTACCTTTCCGAGGAGCGAGCCTTGAAGAGAGTTCCACCCCTTGTCAAAGGCAGTATCCTGGTCGTCGAAGACGAGAAGATCATCGCCAAGGACATTGCCAACGTTCTGAAAAAATTCGGCTACGCTGTGCCCGCCATTGCTTCTTCCGGGGAAGAAGCGATCCGAAGGCTGGAAGAGATGCCGGTGGACTTGGTCTTGATGGATATCGTCCTAAAAGGCGATATCGATGGCATAGAAGCCGCCAAGCGGATCACCGAGCGCTTCAACATTCCGGTGGTGCATCTGACGGCCTACGCCGATGAGGACACGCTCTCCCGCGTCAAGGAGACCCGGCCCTTCGGCTACATCATCAAGCCTTTCAAAGAGCGGGAACTCTACACCACCATTGAAATTGCCCTGCACAACCACCGCCAGAGCCTTGAGAACCGCAAGCTGGAAGAGAAAAGAATCGAGGAGCTGCGGCAAAAACTGCAGCAGTTGCAGCAGTTCACGGACGTGAAGGGCACTCTGTTCAAGAAATTCTTGCAGGATCTGAGCGAGCCCCTCTCGAACCTCAGCTTTGCCTTGGGTCTGCTCAAGGATGCCGAGTCGGAGCAGAAGCGGGAGCACTATCTGCAGGTGCTGGAGGATGAGTTTCGCCGTGAGCTGGAGCTGATCCACCAAACCTCTAACCTGGAAAATCTTTTAAACCTGGAAAATGTTGGCCTGTTGAGCCAGTTCAGCCTGCTGCGTCCCCAGGAGCCCAGCCGTAGTCACCGGTTGGAGCAGGAAGCACCCACCCCTGCAACCACGCCCTCCCAGGAGTCGGCAGGCTCTGCCCCCGCACCCAGCCCCACTGCCGCCACAGCGCCACGGGCACCGCTGCGCCCCCTCAACCAGACTCAGTTGGCGGAACGGTTGGGGGTGGTGGTTTCCGCCATTACCTATTGGAAATTCAAAACCGGGTTTCCGGAGTGGAGCCGCAGCCGGGATCCCGAGGGCATTTCTTGGCGCTATTCCCCCGATTCCAAGCGCTTTTCACCCGTGCCCTAGCTAGCGTTGCACCACTTCCACCCGCACAGGCGCCAGCCCTGAGCGCACCATCCCCAACACCTCTGCCGCTCGCAGGGAGAGGTCGATGATCCGACCGGGGATAAAAGGGCCGCGATCGTTGATGCGCACGACAGCCTGGCGTCCGTTTTTCAGGTTGGTCACCCGTACCTCGGTGCCAAAGGGCAGGGTGGGGTGGGCAGCCGTCATCTCATGGCGGGTTGGGTGCAGGTCATACCAAGAAGCAATGCCCTCTTGCACAGGCCCAACCACGCGGACAGGGGCGGGTTCCTGTTGAGGGGCTGTTTTCGGCTTGGAACCTGCAACAGCGGCTTTGGCGGTCAGAGCAGCCGGTTGAGGCAGGGCCGGAGCTGAAATGGGCGGGGCATCGAGCAGCAGACGGCGCAGACGATTGGCAGCCAAAACAGCCACATCCACCGGGCGCTGGTTATCGATCAACAGCACTCCAGCGTCGATGCGCAGCAATTCCTCGCTGTTGGCCCGAATGGTATAGAGAGGAACACCCAGGCCTTGTTCGGCCAATTCCAGATCTGCCCAACCTAAGGTGATGGTGGTGTCTTTCAGGGATCCCTGGGCCATTTGGTTGAGCTGGGCCACAAGGGTGCTGGCCCGCATCAGCGGTGGTTCTAGCCCAGGGTGCTCGACAAAACTGACAATGGGCAGATCCCGCACATAGACAGTAACCACCTGTTGCCCGTCCATCTGATAGTCGTAGAGGGTGGAGATGGGCTGGCTGGTTTGCTGCCGTTGCTCGCCGATCTTGAGAATGGGATCCTCTTCCAGGCGGTGCGGGATTGCCTGGCGAGTTCGGTTCAAAGAAGGATCCAAGTTCAGGGTACCCAGTTTGGCAGGGGCAAGACCCTCGTGGCCGGAGATAGGGGTTTGGGGAATTCTCGGCAGCGTTCTGACTGGGGCTGCGGCAGCAGGGAGGGGTTGGGAAGGGGTGGCCGGGGGGGGCAATTTGGATGCAGGTGACAGCTCTGCTGCTCGGGTGTTGGGGGATCCGGTTCGCGTCGAGGCTTGTGCTCGCGAAGTCAAGCCGCCCAACATGCCTGCCGGCAAGCCCAAAGCCGTGACACAGAGACAGCTGACCAAGCCCATTTTGCGGGCGGGATCCAGTCCCTGTCCAAGCTGTTTCCAATTTCGCATGAGGCCGCGCTCCTCTCCAATCCTGTACAACTTCCAAGGCGACGGTTAAAACAGAAGTTAATGTACCATAGGTTTCTGAGTTGACCCGTTTGTACGGTCGGACACAGGAGCTCAAGTCTTGATAGCATAAGGGGTTTCGGCATCTTGGACTACCGCTCAGCAGGGGTTGACATCGATCTGGGCCAGGCCTTTGTCAGGGGGATCCGCGAGCGCGTTGAACGGATTCAAGTTCCGTCTTCAGGTTCTTCAGAAACCTTGGGTGGCATCGGCGGCTTTGCCGGCCTGTTTGAGCTGCCGACAGGGTATCAAGCGCCGGTGTTGGTGGCGGGCACCGATGGGGTGGGGACAAAGCTGGACATTGCCCAGCAGTGGGGTCAGCACCAGGGGGTGGGCGTCGATCTGGTGGCGATGTGTGCCAACGATGTGCTGACGGTGGGGGCCCGGCCGCTGTTTTTCTTGGACTATGTGGCCACTGGCAAGCTGGAGCCAGAAGCCCTGTGGCAGGTGATCGATGGCATCTTGGCGGGCTGCCAGGAAGCGGGCTGCCAACTGCTGGGCGGGGAAACGGCGGAGATGCCGGGGTTTTATCCCCCTGGGAAGTACGACCTGGCCGGGTTTTGTATCGGAATTGTGGAAAAAACGGCCATTCTGGATGGGTCGCGGGTACAGCTTGGGGATCGGTTGTTGGCTTTGCCCAGCAGCGGCCTACACAGCAACGGCTACAGCTTGGTGCGGCGGATTGTGGCCGACCGGGGTTGGCGCTGGGATCACCGGCCACCCGGCTGGGATCGGCCTTTGGCGGAAGTATTCCTCACCCCCACCCGCATCTACGTGCAGGCGGTGCAGCGGCTGCAGGCAGCAGGGATCGCCATCCACGGCATGGCCCACATCACTGGCGGCGGGATCCCGGAAAACTTGCCCCGCTGTTTGGCCCCGAACCAAGCGGCGCGGCTGCAGCCCCATAGCTGGCCCATCCCACAGGAGTTTCTCTGGCTCCAAGAACAGGGCCAGGTGGAGACCTTGGAGATGTTCCGCACCTTCAACCTGGGGGTGGGCTATGTGCTGGTGATCCCCCCTGAGGCAGAAAATCAGGTGAGATCCCTGCTCCCCGAAGCCTTCCCCATTGGGGAGGTGGTGGCGGCCTGTCCAGGGGAAAGCCGCGTTCTGGGACTGGAACAGTGGGGATCCCTCACAAGCCCTGCCGACTAGCCAACCGATGGATCCCCACCAAAAGGGGGAAAGGGATCCCAGTTCCCTCGACTCATCCTCGCCGTCGCTATGCTAAGTTGGCATGTGGCCTCAGCGCTGTTGCCCGCCTTCTTGCCCGAGCCTGCTTCCCGACATTTGTCCTCTTTGGGAATAGGGGTAACTCGGCCTTGGACCGTTTGCTAATCGCTGCTGACCCTCTAGGTTAGGAGTTGCTGATGACAGGTTTACCCACTGCTCGTGCAACCGCGGGTGCCATCGAAGTTGAGCATCTGAGCAAAACCTACGGCAGCTTCACTGCCATCCGCGATGTTTCCTTCCAGGTGAACGCCGGCGAGATCATGGGTTTTTTGGGGCCGAACGGAGCCGGCAAGACCACATCCATGCGCATTTTGGCGGGGTATCTGCCTGCCAGCGAGGGGACGGCGCGGGTGGCCGGGTTTGATGTTCACGAAAACTCGATGGCGGTGCGGCAGCGCATTGGCTATCTGCCGGAAAACCCACCCCTCTACCCCGACATGACGGTGGAGGCGTACCTGCACTTTGTGGCCCAGATCAAGCGGGTCAGCGCTGGCGATCGGCCCAGGCGGGTGGACGAGGCGATCCGGCGGTGCAGCCTGGAAGAAAAGCGCCACACCCTCATCCGCAAGCTCTCCAAGGGGTTTAAGCAGCGGGTGGGCATCGCCCAAGCTCTGGTTCACGACCCGCCGGTGATCATCCTGGATGAGCCCACCATTGGGCTGGATCCCAAGCAGATTATCGAGGTGCGCAAGCTCATCAAGAGCCTGGCGGGGGAGCACACCATCATCCTCTCCACCCACATCCTGCCCGAGGTGAGCATGACCTGCGACCGAGTGGTGATCATCAACCGCGGCCAGGTGGCGGCCATTGGCACGCCTGCCGAGCTGACAGCCCAGCTCCAGGATCGGCAGCAGGCAAAGCTGGTGGTGGGGGCAACCGAGGCAATGGCCATCCGGACGGCCCTGCAGCCTTTGCCCCAAGTGGAGGTGGTGAGCCTACAGCCCTTGGCGGCGGATCTCTCCCGCTGGCAGGTGCAGCTCAAGAGCAACGCTGCCGCGGACGGCTGGATCCCGGAGGTGGCCAGGGTGCTGGTGCAGGCAGGGATCGACCTCTACGAGATAGGCCGCCCGCAGGCTTCTTTGGAAGAGATTTTCCTGCAGCTCACTACGCAAGAGGGATCCGAGGGCCTACTGGAGGAAGCGGCATGAACGGAGTGGTTGCCATTTTTCGCAAAGAGCTGCGCGGCTACTTCACCTCCCCCATTGCCTATGTGGTGGCCGCGGTGTTTTGGGGACTGGCGGGGTTTTTCTTCTTTAATATTCTGGTGCGGGTGATCAGCTTTTCTCAGCAGGTGGATCTTTTCGCCCAGTTCGGCCAGGAGAACAATTTCGACGCGGCCACCATCCTGTCGCAGCAGTTTCTCAACCTCTTGGGCACCCTCTCCTTATTTCTATTGCCCATCTTCACCATGAGCTCCTATGCCGAGGAGCGGCGGCGAGGCACGATGGAGCTGCTGGCTACTTCTCCCATCACCAACTTGGAGGTGGCCCTGGGCAAATGGTTGGCGGTCTGGGTGTTTTTCATCACGCTGCTGCTGCCGCCGCTGGTCTACCATGTGCTGGTGCTGAGCAGCGCCAACCCGGCAGTGGACTACCGCCTGACCCTGATGGGTTATGTGGGCCTAACCCTGCTGGCGGGTAGCGTTATGGCCTTGGGGTTGTTTATCTCTTCTCTGACAGACAGCACCCTCATCGCAGCAGTGGCCACCTTTGGCTTGATTTTGTTGCTCTGGGTGATCGACGCGGCAGCCGGCCAGGAGGAAAACTGGATTGCTGCAACGCTGCGGCATGTGTCTTTGCTGCAGCAATATAGCAACTGGGTGCAAGGGATCCTCAGCAGCAGCAGCCTCATTCTTTTCTTGAGCATCATCGTCCTGGGGCTGTTTGCCACGGTGCAATCGGTGGAAAGCCTGCGCTGGCAACAGAGCTGAGGTCAGATGGGAGGAGTGCGGTGTTCGCGGCAGCGGTGCGGAGCATTATGAAGGACTGGCGCGCGTTAAAGGACTGGACAGGGATCCTGGGCATTGGCGTCATCGCCATCGGCCTGGTGGTGGGATCCGCCTTTACCGGTTGGACGGCTGTGCCCCTGAGCATGCTGGCAACAGGTTTGGCCCTGCTGGTGGTTTGGGGCATCACCCACCGGCAGGAGGTGGGGGTCTTCCTCGGTCTGCGTTCCACCCAGACCAACGCCAACATCCTGGTGGCGGTGGCGGCGATGGCCGTCATTCTAGTGCTGGTGAATGTGGTGGCGGTGCGCTACGACCTGCGGCTGGATCTCACCGAGGAGGGCCTGTTTACCCTGTCGCCCCAAACCCGGCAATTGGTGCAGGGATTGGTGCAGCCGGTCAAAGTTTGGGTGGTCACCACTGCGCCGGATCCCAACTTGCGGGAACAACTGGAGCGCTATCGCCGCCTCAACCCCAACCGCTTCCAGTTTGAGTTTGTGGATCCCAACCGGGATCCCTTGACCATTCAGCGGCTGCAGGTGACCCAGAACAACACCCTGGTGGTGGAGGCCGGAGAAAGCCGGCAACAACTGCCTCAGCCCCCTGCCCCTGATCTGGAGAGCAAACTGACCCCCGTCCTGTCCAAAGTGGTCAACCGAGGGGAGTTGCTGGCCTATTTCGTGCAAGGGCATGGGGAAGTGGGGCTGGAAGCGAGGGAAGGCGCCCCAACTCTGGCTCAGGCGGCGGCAGCCCTGGGCCAGGAAGGCTATCGGGTAGAGCCCCTCAACTTGGTGCAAGCGGAGATCCCAGAGGATGCGAATGTCCTGGTGCTGGCGGGGCCACAGCGGGCTTTGTTCCCCGGCGAGGTGGAGAAACTGCAGGATTATCTGGCGAAAGGCGGACGGCTGCTGTTGTTGATTGGGCCACGGGTGGATGCCGGCCTGGATCCCTTGCTGGAAGAGTGGGGCGTGGTCTTGGGGGATGACATCCTCATTGAGGTGAGCAGCGTCAGCCAACTGTTGGGGACAGGGCCGGCGGTTGCCCTGGTTACTACCTACGGGGATCACCCCATCACCGCCCCCTTGGCGGCCCAGCGGCTAATGACCCTGTTCCCCCTGGCCCGCTCTGTGGAAACCGAAGCCCGCGAAGGGATCCAAGCCACGCCCTTGCTGCGCACCGGCCCGCAAAGCTGGGGGGAGACCAGTCCTGAGCTGGAACGTGGCCCCTTGCAATTCGATCCGGATCAGGACAAGCCCGGCCCCCTTACCCTGGGCGTTGCTTTAACCCGCCGTCTGGACACCGACCCAGAACAGGGCTCGGGATCCCGGCAGGAGGCCCGCCTGGTGGTGATCGGCAATGTCAACTTTGCCCTCAACGGCAACTTGCGGCAGCAGGGCAACCGGGATCTCTTCTTGAACACCCTCAACTGGCTGACTGAGCAAACGGAGCAGATCTCCATCCGCCCCAAATCCCTCACGGATCGCCGTCTCACCCTGACCGGTCAAAACTTCCGCTGGCTGGTGCTGGGATCGACGGTCCTTTTGCCCTTGGCGGCCCTGGGTTCCGGAGCTGCCCTGTGGTGGCAAAGACGGTAGAGCTGGAGGAAAGCAGGCATGTTCAAGCGAACCACCTGGATTCTCCTGGGTTTGGCGGTGGCCTGTTTGCTGGGCTACTTCCTCTTGGACAACATCCAGCAACTGCGTCAGGAGCAACAGGCGGAGCGAGCGCGGCTGTTCCATTTTGCCACCGATACCATTGCCCGCATTGAAATCCGCCAACAGAAAGAGGGGGAACCCGTTCGCGGCAGCGGTGCGGAGCACTTGGAAATCCTTTTGGAGCGCAATCCAGAAGAAGAGGGATCCCGCTGGCGGATTGTCAGTCCCATTCAGTCAGCGGCGCTGGACTTCCCCATTGAGCAGTTGCTCAACACCTTCTCCCGCCTCACTCCCCAAATCACCCTAGAGGGGGCCACCGACCTAGCCGCTTTTGGCCTGGATCAGCCGCGACACCAAATTGCCCTTTTCCCCAAAGAAGGGGATCCCTACCGCCTAGCCATCGGCAACGACAACTTCGACGGCTCTGGCTTCTACGCCCAGCCCGAAGGGGGACAGGTGGTGCTTCTAAGCAGTGCCCAGAAGGGATCCCTGTTGCCCTCTCTCTTGGCTTTGCGGGACAAGACTTTGCTTCAGTTTGATACAGCCGAGGTGAAAGCCCTGCAAGTGCAGTTGGCAGAGGCGGAGCCGGAAGTTGTTCGCCTGCAGCGGCAAGACGTTCGCGCCAGCGGTGCGGAGCACTTTACTTGGCAGATTGTCCAGCCCCGCGAGCTGCCTGCCGATGAGATCAACGTCAACCGCTTGCTCAATACTCTGGCCCGCCTGCAGGCCGTGGAGTTCCCCGCCGAGACCCAGACGGATCTAGCCCCCTATGGCTTGGAGCAGCCTTCCGCCCGGCTGACGGTAGAGCTGGAGGGCGGCAAAACCCTGAAGGTCGCTTTGGGATCGGAGAAAGATGGCCAGGTGTACGTCATCACCTCTGAGCACCCGGCAGTGGCCACCCTGCTCACCAGCACCGCCGATATTCTCCGCTCCGACTTGGAAGAGCTGCGGGATCACCGCATTGCCCGCCTCAACGCCAACCAAGTGGGCCAAGTCACCTTAGAATCCCAAGGGGAAAAGGTCACCCTCACCCCTCGGCCTTCAGAGAAGGGATCCTTGGAGCTGCGCTGGGAAAACCCGGAGCGACCGGGCCAGCCTGTGGATCTCGGCTCTCTGTTCTCCAGCCTAAATGCTGCCCGCGCCAAGGAGTTTGTGGAACAGGCCGACGCGGAAGCCCAAAGGGTGTTGTCTGAGCCCGACCTACGGCTGACCTTTGAGCCCAAACCCGACGCCGAGCAGGATCCCTTGGCCCTGAGCTTGGCCGCCTCTGGCTTGCGGGCCTATGTGCAAAGCAGCCGCCAGCCGGACATTGCCGTGATCGAGCTGAGCACCTTCAACAGCCTGGAAACCGAAGTGAATCGCCTCTTGGAAGGCCAGCCGGAGAGCAAGGACTCCGCCCCACTCACGCAACCGCCTTCCACCCCCTCGCCCCCGAGTTCCTAGAGCCTTAGCCAGCAGAGGTAGCTGTCTTCTCCTCCGCAGTTTGGGCTTCTTTTTTCAGGGCTTCCCCTTGTATCGTCAACACCGAGCAGGGGGCGCGGTGCAGCACGTAGTTGCTGACGCTGCCCAGAAACAGCTCGCTCAGGCCGGAGTGGCCGCGGCGGCCCACCACCACCAAGTCCGCATCCCAAGAGCGGGCCAGATCGCAGATGACCCGACCGGGGTTGCCGTAGTTGAGGGTGTACTCAGCGCGGATCCCGTGCTCAGCGGCTTTCTCCACCAGCGAGCGCAGGTAGTCCATCTGGTTTTGCTCGAAGATGGCACATTGCTCCCGGTAGGACTGCCACAGCTCGGCGCTGATGGTGGAGCTGTAATCTACCCCCAGGATCATCGGCGGCTCTGGGGCGCCCGGCTCTTCCTGAGACAGAACATGGAGAATCATCATCTGCGCCTGCATGGCCTTGGCCACTTGGACGGCCTTTTGAAATACTCCCTGGCTCAGCTCCGACCGATCCACTGCCACCAAAATCCTGCTGAACATATTGGCTTCCTCCAGATGGCTAACAGCGGGGCACAAGGCAGAAGCAGCGTGACTTCGGGGTTGACCTCTGACCCCTTTTCCCTCGACTCCAAGCTCCCCTCTGCTCTGCCCCACCTATCTGTGTTGTAGAAGATTTGGGCGAGAAAACCCCAGATATCTTGAACGAACTAGGCAGATTGGCAACGAAAGTTCAGAGATCTTGACACCGGTCAGAAGGCATCGCCTTGGGCTGCCCACTCCAACACCGCCTGCAGCGCCTCGGCCTGCTCTTGCCAGACTTGATCGAGGGGAGTGCCCCGCAGGATTTCCAGCGTTAGGGTTGGGATCCGCCGTTCCTGCCCTGCCCAAGTGCCCAGAGAACCAGGGGTAGGGTAGCCAATGTCGGCGGTAATGGGCAAGCCGTTGCAAGCGGCCATCACCTGGGCCAGCTCAAGGGCAGGGCCGTTGTAGTTCACGCAGGGGTGCGCCTGGCAGGAGTGGGCAGAAAGGATAAACTGGGGCTGAATCCGGGCCAAACTCGTCAACAACACTTGCGTTTCGGGCTCGGAGCCTGGGGCCGATCCGGGCGGATAGCGAGCTTCCAAAGAGGCCGGGATCCAATCTTGGGTGGGCAGATTGCGGTTGAGATCCACACCGTTGGCATTGAGCCGTTGCCCCAGGGCACAGCCATCCGGGTTCAAGCGAGGGATTGCCCATAGGGTCGCTTTCCCGGCCAGGGATCCCCATTTCCCAGAAGCCACATAGCGCTCGATCAGGGCATAGCCCTCCACCTCATCCCCATGTACCCCGCCGAGCAGCAGCAAGGAGCGGCTCCCTTGGGTGAGCTGCCAAAGGTGAATAGGACGTCCCTGCACCGAGTAGCCGATGACCTGCAGGGATCCCAAGGGTTCGCCAAGTTTTTGAGACATGGGGGATCCCGACAAATCTCACAACCTCTAGAACGGGATATCGTTGGGATCTGGTGGGGAAGGGACATCCCCTTCAGAGGATTCCCCAGTTGCCGGTTCACCCATCCCCGTCAGAGAGAGGACGCGAGCGGATCCCAGCTGATGGACACGGCGCGCGGTGATCTCGGCCAGCTTTTCCTTGCGCCCATCTCGCTCCACCACATTCATGTGCAGTTGGCCTTCCACTGTGATTTGGTCGCCCACATGGCAGGTGTCCACCACCCTTTTGGCCAGTTCTCCAAAAGAGGAAACGCGCACCCGGTAGGGCGGCTCATCCGGGCGCAAGCTGGGAAAGCCAATCACCAAGGACGCAACAGCTAAGTTATCAAGGGTGTAGCGCAGCTCTGGCTCAGACAGAACCTCGCCCATCAACACAATCGAGTTCATAACGGAGCCATCCAGGGATAAGGGGCAGCTCAGGGCACTTCCATCATGCCCGCAGGCCAGGATGCCGTCAAACCTAGCCGACGCGGAGAGTCATGTGGCGCAGCACACTCTCGTTGATGCGCAGGTTTTTCTCCCAGGCAGCCACCGCATTGGGTTCGGCTTCGTAGTTGAACTGGATGTACAGACCTTCCTTGAACTTTTTCATCTCAAACCCGGCAAAGCGGCGCTTGCCCCTATTGGTAATCTCCACGTGGGTTACTCCGTTCTCTCGCAGGATTGCCTCCTGACTGCTGAGCAGTTGTTCGAGGGGTTCATCTGACAGATCAGGACGCACAATCAGCATCGTTTCGTAAGCGCGGGGCATGGAAGCAAGTTCTCCTTAGAATCCAGTGGTAGAGACGCAGTGGACTATACTAGCTTTTCTTTCCCACAACCGAAAAGGCCGCGGCTCAATCCCCACACCTCCAT
Proteins encoded in this region:
- a CDS encoding ABC transporter ATP-binding protein, with amino-acid sequence MTGLPTARATAGAIEVEHLSKTYGSFTAIRDVSFQVNAGEIMGFLGPNGAGKTTSMRILAGYLPASEGTARVAGFDVHENSMAVRQRIGYLPENPPLYPDMTVEAYLHFVAQIKRVSAGDRPRRVDEAIRRCSLEEKRHTLIRKLSKGFKQRVGIAQALVHDPPVIILDEPTIGLDPKQIIEVRKLIKSLAGEHTIILSTHILPEVSMTCDRVVIINRGQVAAIGTPAELTAQLQDRQQAKLVVGATEAMAIRTALQPLPQVEVVSLQPLAADLSRWQVQLKSNAAADGWIPEVARVLVQAGIDLYEIGRPQASLEEIFLQLTTQEGSEGLLEEAA
- a CDS encoding ABC transporter permease, producing the protein MNGVVAIFRKELRGYFTSPIAYVVAAVFWGLAGFFFFNILVRVISFSQQVDLFAQFGQENNFDAATILSQQFLNLLGTLSLFLLPIFTMSSYAEERRRGTMELLATSPITNLEVALGKWLAVWVFFITLLLPPLVYHVLVLSSANPAVDYRLTLMGYVGLTLLAGSVMALGLFISSLTDSTLIAAVATFGLILLLWVIDAAAGQEENWIAATLRHVSLLQQYSNWVQGILSSSSLILFLSIIVLGLFATVQSVESLRWQQS
- a CDS encoding GldG family protein, which gives rise to MKDWRALKDWTGILGIGVIAIGLVVGSAFTGWTAVPLSMLATGLALLVVWGITHRQEVGVFLGLRSTQTNANILVAVAAMAVILVLVNVVAVRYDLRLDLTEEGLFTLSPQTRQLVQGLVQPVKVWVVTTAPDPNLREQLERYRRLNPNRFQFEFVDPNRDPLTIQRLQVTQNNTLVVEAGESRQQLPQPPAPDLESKLTPVLSKVVNRGELLAYFVQGHGEVGLEAREGAPTLAQAAAALGQEGYRVEPLNLVQAEIPEDANVLVLAGPQRALFPGEVEKLQDYLAKGGRLLLLIGPRVDAGLDPLLEEWGVVLGDDILIEVSSVSQLLGTGPAVALVTTYGDHPITAPLAAQRLMTLFPLARSVETEAREGIQATPLLRTGPQSWGETSPELERGPLQFDPDQDKPGPLTLGVALTRRLDTDPEQGSGSRQEARLVVIGNVNFALNGNLRQQGNRDLFLNTLNWLTEQTEQISIRPKSLTDRRLTLTGQNFRWLVLGSTVLLPLAALGSGAALWWQRR
- a CDS encoding DUF4340 domain-containing protein — translated: MFKRTTWILLGLAVACLLGYFLLDNIQQLRQEQQAERARLFHFATDTIARIEIRQQKEGEPVRGSGAEHLEILLERNPEEEGSRWRIVSPIQSAALDFPIEQLLNTFSRLTPQITLEGATDLAAFGLDQPRHQIALFPKEGDPYRLAIGNDNFDGSGFYAQPEGGQVVLLSSAQKGSLLPSLLALRDKTLLQFDTAEVKALQVQLAEAEPEVVRLQRQDVRASGAEHFTWQIVQPRELPADEINVNRLLNTLARLQAVEFPAETQTDLAPYGLEQPSARLTVELEGGKTLKVALGSEKDGQVYVITSEHPAVATLLTSTADILRSDLEELRDHRIARLNANQVGQVTLESQGEKVTLTPRPSEKGSLELRWENPERPGQPVDLGSLFSSLNAARAKEFVEQADAEAQRVLSEPDLRLTFEPKPDAEQDPLALSLAASGLRAYVQSSRQPDIAVIELSTFNSLETEVNRLLEGQPESKDSAPLTQPPSTPSPPSS
- a CDS encoding universal stress protein, whose protein sequence is MGQSRGELGVEGKGVRGQPRSHAASALCPAVSHLEEANMFSRILVAVDRSELSQGVFQKAVQVAKAMQAQMMILHVLSQEEPGAPEPPMILGVDYSSTISAELWQSYREQCAIFEQNQMDYLRSLVEKAAEHGIRAEYTLNYGNPGRVICDLARSWDADLVVVGRRGHSGLSELFLGSVSNYVLHRAPCSVLTIQGEALKKEAQTAEEKTATSAG
- a CDS encoding M14 family zinc carboxypeptidase, coding for MSQKLGEPLGSLQVIGYSVQGRPIHLWQLTQGSRSLLLLGGVHGDEVEGYALIERYVASGKWGSLAGKATLWAIPRLNPDGCALGQRLNANGVDLNRNLPTQDWIPASLEARYPPGSAPGSEPETQVLLTSLARIQPQFILSAHSCQAHPCVNYNGPALELAQVMAACNGLPITADIGYPTPGSLGTWAGQERRIPTLTLEILRGTPLDQVWQEQAEALQAVLEWAAQGDAF